From Myxococcus guangdongensis, the proteins below share one genomic window:
- a CDS encoding isopenicillin N synthase family dioxygenase yields the protein MAGVPSSSGSLPVIDMSPLFDTSGSEARRQVARDIEQACRDTGFFYVSGHGVPDVLVARMEALSHRFFALPREAKEAMDMARGGPAWRGWFPLGGELTSGKPDRKEGLYLGTELGPEHPRVKAGWPLHGANLWPEDLPELRGVVLEYMDRVTRAAHALMEGVAESLGLERDYFHRAYTADPTVLFRIFHYPAEPEPVDGEERWGVGEHTDYGLLTLLAQDANGGLQVKSRRGWVEAPPIPGTLVCNIGDMLDRLTGGWYRSTPHRVKNVSGRDRLSFPLFFDPDFAAEVPPLPNVAVDEDRAHRWDGASVHAFSGTYGDYLLGKVSKVFPQLVRRVL from the coding sequence ATGGCCGGAGTCCCCTCCTCGTCCGGAAGTCTGCCTGTCATCGACATGTCCCCGCTGTTCGACACATCTGGTTCCGAGGCTCGGAGGCAGGTGGCGCGCGACATCGAGCAGGCGTGTCGTGACACGGGCTTCTTCTACGTCTCGGGGCATGGGGTGCCCGATGTGCTTGTCGCGCGCATGGAGGCGCTGAGTCACCGCTTCTTCGCGCTGCCGCGTGAGGCGAAGGAGGCCATGGACATGGCGCGCGGTGGTCCCGCGTGGCGAGGGTGGTTTCCGTTGGGAGGCGAGCTCACGTCGGGCAAGCCCGACCGCAAGGAGGGGCTCTACCTGGGCACGGAGCTGGGGCCCGAGCATCCGCGCGTGAAGGCGGGCTGGCCGTTGCACGGTGCGAACCTGTGGCCGGAGGACCTGCCGGAGCTGCGCGGCGTGGTGCTCGAGTACATGGACCGGGTCACGCGCGCGGCGCATGCGCTGATGGAGGGTGTGGCGGAGAGCCTGGGGTTGGAGCGGGACTACTTCCACCGTGCGTACACGGCGGACCCCACGGTGCTGTTCCGCATCTTCCACTATCCGGCGGAGCCGGAGCCCGTGGATGGTGAGGAGCGCTGGGGCGTGGGTGAGCACACGGATTATGGGTTGCTGACGCTGCTCGCGCAGGACGCGAACGGTGGGCTGCAGGTGAAGTCACGAAGGGGCTGGGTCGAGGCGCCGCCGATTCCCGGGACGTTGGTGTGCAACATCGGGGACATGCTCGATCGGCTCACGGGAGGTTGGTATCGCTCCACGCCGCACCGGGTGAAGAACGTGAGCGGAAGGGATCGGCTCTCGTTCCCGTTGTTCTTCGACCCGGACTTCGCCGCGGAGGTGCCGCCGCTGCCGAACGTGGCCGTGGATGAAGACCGTGCACATCGATGGGATGGTGCGAGCGTCCACGCCTTCAGTGGGACGTATGGGGACTATCTGCTGGGAAAGGTGTCGAAGGTGTTTCCCCAGCTCGTGCGGCGGGTGCTGTAG